The Sulfurihydrogenibium azorense Az-Fu1 genome contains the following window.
GATTAAAGACATTCCTTTAACAAAAGAAGCCAAAAAAAGACTAAAATGGATACAGCACTACCAAGATACAAAAAATATATCCAAAACCTGCAGATACTTCGGAATATCAAGAACTACCTTCTATAAATGGTTTGAAAGATACAAAAAAGACGGACTTGAAGGACTTCTTGATAGACCTAAAACACCAAAAAACACAAGAAAACCAACTATAAGAAATCAGTACAGAGAACAAATAATAAAAGTCAGGAAACAAAACCCAACTTGGAGCAAAGAAAAAATATCGGCATATCTACAAGAAGAAAAAAACATAAAAGTATCACCATCTACAGTGTATAAAGTATTAAAAGAAGAAGGATTAATAGAGAGAACAAAATCAATTAAAATACAAAACAAAAGAAAAAAGAGTATAAAGAAGAAAAGGACAAAAAGAGGCTTGCAAGCACAAGCCCCAGGGGATGTAGTACAAATAGACGTAAAACACCTGAACATCGCAGGTGCAACATATTACCAATTCACAGCTATAGATAAGTATAGCAGATTTTGTTTTGCACGGGTATATGAAAGTAAAAATTCAAAGAAAACAAAAGAATTTTATATTGAGTTAAATGAGTATTTTGAATTTGAGATAAAGAGGGTACAAACAGATAACGGGAGTGAGTTTTTAGGGGAGTTTAACAAGTATTTAACGGATATAGGAGTGGAGCATTACTTTAGCTATCCAAGGAGTCCAAAGACTAATGGTGTTGTAGAAAGATTGATAAGGACAATAGAAGAGGAGTTATGGTTGATAGAGGGATTAGATTACACATTAGAGGAGATGAATAAGAAGTTAAGGAAGTATGTAAGGAAGTACAATTTTATAAGGCCACATCATTCTTTAGGATACAAAAGACCAGCAGACATTGTTTATGGAGTATGATAAAATTTTTAGGTGAAGGTGTTCACGATGTATAGAACTCATACAAAGACTTGACAAAAGGATAAAGAAGGGATAAAATATATATCCCAAAAATGAATAAGCGAATAAGAAAGATAAAAAGCACTTGACAAAAAAAGTCAAGTATGATAAACTGAATATCTGTCAAAAATCAGCAGCCATAATCGGCTGAGATAAAGGACCTTGGCAGTTGAATAAGGAGACCAATTAAAGAGCGGGTAAACTCGAAGATTTCTTTGGAGAGTTTGATCCTGGCTCAGCGCGAACGTTGGCGGCGTGCCTAACACATGCAAGTCGTGGGGCAGCAGGCTATTACCTTCGGGTAATAGTGCTGGCGACCGGCAAACGGGTGAGTAACGCGTAGCTAACCTACCCATAGGTTGGGGATAACCATCCGAAAGGGTGGCTAATACCCAATAATGAGGAGACTCCAAAGCCCTTTTGGGCGCCTATGGATGGGGCTGCGTCCCATCAGCTAGTTGGTGAGGTAATGGCTCACCAAGGCTACGACGGGTAACCGGTCTGAGAGGATGATCGGTCACAGCGGGACTGAGACACGGCCCGCACCCCTACGGGGGGCAGCAGTGGGGAATATTGGGCAATGGCCGAAAGGCTGACCCAGCAACGCCGCGTGGTGGATGAAGCCCTTCGGGGTGTAAACACCTTTTCTGGGGGAAGATAATGACGGTACCCCAGGAATAAGGGACGGCTAACTACGTGCCAGCAGCCGCGGTAATACGTAGGTCCCGAACGTTGCGCGAAATTACTGGGCGTAAAGGGTCCGTAGGCGGTCTGGTAAGTGGAAGGTGAAATCCTACGGCTCAACCGTAGAATTGCCTTCCAAACTGCTGGACTTGAGGCAGGGAGAGGTCGGCGGAATTCCCGGTGTAGCGGTGAAATGCGTAGATATCGGGAGGAACACCAGTGGCGAAGGCGGCCGACTGGAACTGTCCTGACGCTGAGGGACGAAAGCTAGGGGAGCAAACCGGATTAGATACCCGGGTAGTCCTAGCCGTAAACGATGGATGCTAGATGTGGCCTACGAAAGTAGGCTGTGCCGCAAGCTAACGCGTTAAGCATCCCGCCTGGGGAGTACGGCCGCAAGGTTGAAACTCAAAGGAATTGACGGGGACCCGCACAACCGGTGGAGCGTCTGGTTTAATTCGATGCTAACCGAAAAACCTTACCAGGGTTTGACATGCGGTGTGTCGGGTATGAAAGTACCCTAGGCTATGATTATTCATAGCCGCGCCGCACAGGTGGTGCATGGTCGTCGTCAGCTCGTGTCGTGAGATGTTGGGTTAAGTCCCGCAACGAGCGCAACCCTTGCCCTGTGTTACCAGCGGGTAAAGCCGGGTACTCACAGGGGACTGCCGGCGATAAGTCGGAGGAAGGAGGGGATGACGTCAGATCAGTATGCCCTTTATGCCCTGGGCTACACAGGCGCTACAGTGGCAGGGACAATGGGACGCAACGCAGCAATGCGGAGCAAATCCCCTAAACCCTGTCGTGGTGCGGATTGGGGGTTGCAACTCACCCCCATGAAGGCGGAATCGGTAGTAATGGCGAATCAGCAATGTCGCCGTGAATACGTTCCCGGGTCTTGTACACACCGCCCGTCACGCCATGGGAGTCGGGTTCATCGGAAGTCCCCGAGCTAACCCGCAAGGGAGGCAGGGGCCGATGATGGGCCTGATGACTGGGGCGAAGTCGTAACAAGGTAGCCCTAGGGGAACCTGGGGCTGGATCACCTCCTTTATAGGGAAAACCTATACAAAAAATTGGCTGAAAGGCCTGCTCTTTACATTGGTCTCCTTAATAAACTGCTAAGGGCCTTTAGCTCAGGCGGTTAGAGCGTACCCCTGATAAGGGTAAGGTCAGTGGTTCAAGTCCACTAAGGCCCATAGGAATGGGGACGTAGCTCAGATGGAAGAGCATCTGCTTTGCACGCAGAGGGTCAGGGGTTCAAGTCCCCTCGTCTCCATAGGAAAAGAAAAAAGGACCTTGGCAATTGAATAAGGTAGTAGGAAGTAGGTAGAAGGAAAGGCCAAGCTGCTAAGGGTCCATGGTGGATGCCTAGGCAGCCAGAAGGGATGAAGGGCGTGGCAAGCTGCGATAAGCCTCGGGGAGCTGCAAGCGAGCGTTGATCCGAGGATTCCCGAATGGGGAAACCCACCAGCCCATAGGCTGGTATCCTCGAAAGAGGAGCCGAACCGGGCGAAGTAAAACCTTTTAGTAGCCCGAGGAAAAGAAACCGAAAGGGATTCCCTAAGTAGCGGCGAGCGAACGGGGAAGAGCCTAAACCGACGTAGTGCCATGGCGGCAGCCTTAGCTACGTCGGGGTAGTGGGACATATCCGTCAGAAGTCTGCCGGCTTCTGGGGAAGTTACAAAACCGACAGGTAGCAGAAGTAGCTGGAAAGCTACGCCATAGAGGGTGAAAGCCCCGTATGCGAAACCTGGAGGTCTTCCTAGGATATGATCCCGAGTACCACTGCCCCCGTGAAAGGTAGTGGGAATCAGCCCAGACCACTGGGTAAGGCTAAATATTCCTGGCTGACCGATAGCGCATAGTACCGCGAGGGAAAGGTGAAAAGAACCCCGGAAGGGGAGTGAAAGAGAACCTGAAACCATGGATCTACAAGCCAGTGGAAGGACTATAATAGTCCGACTGCGTGCCTCTTGGAAAATGAGCCAGGGAGTTGTGGTATGCGGCAAGCTTAAGCCGTTAGGCGAAGGCGTAGGGAAACCGAGTCCGAATAGGGCGCTATAAGTCGCATGCTGCAGACGCGAAGCGGAACGATCTATCCATGCCCAAGGTGAAGGACGGGTAACACCGTCTGGAGGCCTGAACCAGTCGGTGCTGCAACACAGTTGGATGAGGTGTGGATAGGGGTGAAAAGCCAATCGCGTTCCGTGATAGCTCGTTCTCCCCGAAATGCATCGACGTGCAGCGTCAAGCGTTCCTTCCGGGAGGTAGAGATACTGATTGGGCTAGGGCCCCGAAAGGGGTACCGAACCCAACCAAACTCCGAATGCCCGGAAAGGTAGCTTGGCAGTGAGACTACGAGGGATCAGCTCCGTAGTCGAGAGGGAAACAGCCCAGATCGCCAGCTAAGGTCCCAAAGTGCATGCTAAGTGGAGAAGGATGTAGAGTCTCTAAGACAGCGAGGAGGTTGGCTTAGAGGCAGCCATCCTTTAAAGAGTGCGTAACAGCTCACTCGTCGAGAGACTCTGCGCCGAAAATTTAACGGGGCTAAGCATGCCACCGAAGCTGCGGGATTGCCTTTTAGGCAATCGGTAGGGGAGCGTACCCAGCGGGAAGAAGTCATACCGTAAGGAGTGATGGACTGCTGGGTAGTGAGAATCCTGGTATGAGTAGCAGCGAAGACAGGTGAGAAACCTGTCCGCCGGAACTCCAAGGTTTCCAATCCAATGAAAATCAGGATTGGGTTAGTCGGGACCCTAAGGCGAGGGCGAAAGCAGTAGCCGATGGGAAGCAGGTTAATATTCCTGCACCAGCTAACTGGAGGCCAAGGCATGACGCAGGAGGATAGTCCTGGGGGTGATACGGATTGCACCCTTCAAGCGTCCGAGGGTGAGGGATAGGCAAATCCGTCCCTCAAACAAGCCTGAGGCGTGATGAGGAGAGCAGCTTAAAGCTGCTCAACCAGGATGACTTCAAACTGCCAAGAAACAATGTCGTGGCCGATGAAGGTTAGCTGACCGTACCGGAAACCGACACAGGTGGAGTGGGTTAGCAGCCTAAGGCGTTCGGGGTAACTCTCCTCAAGGAACTCGGCAAACTGACCCCGTACCTTCGGAATAAGGGGTGCCCACCGCAAGGTGGGTCGCAGAAACCAGGTCCAGGCGACTGTTTACCAAAAACACAGCACTGCGCAAACTCGAAAGAGGACGTATGCGGTGTGAAACCTGCCCAGTGCCCGTAGGTTAAGGGGATGGGTGCAAGCCCAGAACCGAAGCCCGGGTAAACGGCGGCCGTAACTATAACGGTCCTAAGGTAGCGAAATTCCTTGTCGGGTAAGTTCCGACCTGCATGAATGGTCCAACGATCTGGACGCTGTCTCGAGGAGAGTCCCGGTGAAATTGTAGTGCCGGTCAAGATTCCGGCTACCTGCGGCAGGACGGAAAGACCCTGTGAAGCTTTACTGTACCCTGACACTGATTGCCTGCATACTCTGCGCAGGATAGGTGGGAGGCTGAGAAGGCACCCTTTCGGGGGTGCTGGAGCCGCCGGTGAGATACCACCCTGAGTGTGTGGGTAATCTAACCCAGCTGTGTAATCCACAGCGGGGACAATGTCAGGCGGGCAGTTTGACTGGGGCGGTCGCCTCCTAAAGGGTAACGGAGGCGCCCAAAGGTACCCTCAGGTGGGTCGGAAATCCACCGTTAGAGTGCAAAGGCATAAGGGTGCCTGACTGCGAGACTGACAAGTCGAGCAGAGGCGAAAGCCGGGCTTAGTGACCCGCATGTTCCGCGTGGAAGGGCATGCGATCAGCGGATAAAAGCTACTCCGGGGATAACAGGCTAATCCCGCCCAAGAGCCCACATCGACGGCGGGGTTTGGCACCTCGATGTCGGCTCGTCGCATCCTGGGGCTGAAGTAGGTCCCAAGGGTTGGGCTGTTCGCCCATTAAAGCGGCACGCGAGCTGGGTTCAGAACGTCGTGAGACAGTTCGGTCCCTATCCGCCGCAGGCGCAGGATACTTGAGAGGAGCCATCCCTAGTACGAGAGGACCGGGATGGGGCAGGCTCTGGTGTACCAGTTGTTCCCCAAGAGCAGCGCTGGGTAGCCATCCTGCTACGGGATAAGCGCTGAAAGCATCTAAGCGTGAAGCCCACCTCAAGATAAGGTATCCCTGAAGGGCCGTGGGAGACTACCACGTAGATAGGCTGCAGGTGGAAGCTCGGTGACGGGTGGAGCCAAGCAGTACTAATAGCCCGTTTGGCTTGGCCTTCTTCTATCTACTATTCTACTACCTTATTCAATTGTCAAGAAACCCTGGTGTCCATAGCGGTGGGGAAACACCCGGAAACCATTCCGAACCCGGCAGTTAAGCCCACCAGCGCCCATGATACTGATCGGGAGACCGATCGGGAAAGTAGGTCGACGCCGGGGATCTTTTATCTATTTTTCCCTCCCCCAATTTAAACCTCTATCTCGTATTTCTTAAGTTTTAAATTCTTTTTTATTTTTACGAAATTTTCACAAAGAATAAAATTCAAACATGTTATAATTTCTTCTAAAACTATTATCTTTTAAAGGAGAGATTTATTGTGAATATTTTAATCACTGGAGGAGCAGGGTATATAGGAAGTCATGTTGTTAAACAACTATTAGATGAAACTAATCATAACATTACTATTATAGATAATTTATCAACAGGATCAATAAAAACAATTAAAACTTTAAAAGAAATAGCAAAAATTAATAATAAGGAAGAAAATTTAGATTTTATAGAAGCTGATTTATCTAACTTTCCTTTAATAGAAGGAATAATAAAAGCTAAAAAATTTGATGCAGTTATACATTTTGCAGCAAGTATAATAGTTCCAGAAAGTGTTAAAAATCCTATTAAATACTATATGAATAACACTGTAAATACAACAAATTTAATTAAACTTTGTTTAGACAATAATGTTAACAAATTCATTTTTTCTTCTACTGCAGCTGTTTATGGCCAGCCTTACGAAATACCTGTCAAAGAAACAACTCCGACAAAACCTATAAATCCTTATGGTATGAGTAAACTCATGAGTGAGACTGTTTTAAAAGATTGTGGCTTGGCTTATCCTGATTTTAAATATATAATTCTTAGGTATTTTAATGTGGCTGGTGCTGATATAAAAATAAGAATAGGTCAAAGGTTCCCTAATGCAACTCATTTGATAAAGGTTGCAGCTGAAACAGCTGTAGGTAAAAGAGAAAAGATGTATGTATTTGGAACTGATTACCCGACAAAAGATGGAACTTGTATAAGAGATTATATACATGTAGATGATTTAGCAGATGCACACATTAAAGCTTTAGAATATTTAACCGATAATGATAGTGACGTATTTAATTGCGGTTACGGGTATGGATACTCTGTTTTAGAAGTTATAAATACTATGAAAAAAGTTTCTGGTGTAGACTTTAAGGTAGAATTTACAGGAAGAAGGGAAGGAGACCCAGCTATTTTAATAGCAGATAATTCAAAAATAAAAAATAAGATGAAATGGCAGCCCAAATATAATAATTTAGAATTAATTTGTAAAACAGCTTTGGAATGGGAAAAAAAGTTATTAAAGGAGGAGGCCTGAAATGAAAAAAATTTTTGTGCTTTGGCTGTTTGTTTTATTCTTAGCAGGATGTTCTAGTGTAGTTAATACAGAAAAAGCTAACTTAAATTTAAAGAATAAAACTTTAGTTGTGCTTCCTTTTGAAAACTATACAGAAACACCTTTGGCTGGTTTAAGGATAGCTTCCATTGCTTACGCTGTTCTAAACTCTAAAGAATATATAGCTAGGAATTTTGTTATTAATAATGAAAAAGATTATAGCCATGAAGAGATAAAAGAAATGATTAATAAGCTTAAAGAGGAGAATTATGACTATGCTATAACTGGAACTGTTAATGAGTTTAGATACAAAACAGGAATTGACGCTGAACCTGCAGTTAGTATAACCTTAAAAATATATGATCTTAAAAATGATAAAGTTATTTATACAGCTGTTGGTTCAAAGACAGGCTGGTCTCACGAGTCTTTAACAACTGTAGCACAAAAAATATTAAATAAAATAGTTCCGTAGATGTTTTTGACTAAATTTTTTAGCGGCTTAAGTTTAAAGATACTTTTAGCTGAAATTATACTATTTTTTGTAGTTTTAGTTGGGATTGGAGCTTATACAAATCCAAATGACCCTTTATTTATAAATTCTCAGTATGGTTATTTATTTTATTTATTACCTATTCTTGTTTTAACACTTTATTATGGTTTAACTGCTGGAGTAGTTATCTTAATCCTAATATTTGTAGTTATGATGTTTTACTATAAAGAATTTTATTTAAATTACTTTCTTTGGATGTTTTTATTTACTTTAGTTGCATCAGAGTTTAACCATTATTGGTCACAGAACTTAATGAAAGCTGAAGAAAAATTTAAGTTTACATATGATAAACTTAGAGATTTAGCTAGAGAATTAATGCTTTTAAATATATCTCATGATCAACTTGAAAGACAGTATATTATTAAACCAATAAGTATAAGAAGTGTAATATTGGATTTAAGAGAAAAGATGTTAACTTCAAAAAAGGAAAAGGAACCTTTAGAATTTTTATTAAAGCTAGTGTCTACTACACAAAATATATATGATGCTGCCATTGTTACTTATTCTGCTGAAAAAAATAACTTTGAAATCGTTGTTTCAACAAATGAGGATTTTAAAATTTATACTGATGATATTTTGATAAGAAAGGCTATAGAAGATGATGCTATAACATACATTTCACAAATAGAAGAATACTCAGAATACTTAGCAGTTATTCCTGTAAAAGAAGAAAACTTATATTATCTTTTTATTATAAAAGATATGAACTTTTTATCATTGAACTTAGATACACTTTTAATGATAAATTTATTTATGTTCTATATTTTAAAGGAAGAGGATATCCTTAAGAATATAAAGGAAATTGTATTGTCCTTTAAAGAATTTAATGTAGATTTTATAAAGGAAGTTTACAGAATGTATCAAATGTATAAAAATTTCAATGTTGAATCTACGATTGTTACTTTTTATGTTAGAACTGATGATCAAAATTTTCCTTTATTTTTAAAGACAAAGCTTAGAGGTCTTGATGTAATGGATATATTGAAGATAGATAAAGGAGTTTTTATTCTCCCAATTTTATTGCCATTTACACCATTTAGTGGTGCTCAAAGTTTTGTTAGAAGAATAACTCAAATGATAAGAGAGGTTTATTCGGAGAAATTTTTAGAAGAAAATATTAAATATAAGATAGAACTCGTAGATAAAGATATTAAACAGATACTAATTGAAATTTACACAAATTATAATTATTTTGATACAATCAAAGATAATGAAGGTATAAGAAAATGAAGAATATTTTTTATTCTCTTATAAGTGAATTAACTGGTATTATTTTTATCTTTAACGAAAATATGTATATTGGTTTAGGAATATATATCTTATTTCATAGTATTGCTATCTTTCTACTTTCTAGTACATTATTAATGTTTATACCAAAAAAATATAGAAATAACAAAAAGAGAAGTTTTATTTTCTTATTTCTTTTTGGATTTTTAACATTTGTAATTGGATTTATTTTTCTTTTTGTTTTGTCTATATATCTTTTAAGAGCACAAAAAAACATTGAATATAAACCTGTTGAGGCTTTTTCGTTAGATGAGGTTTATAATGAAGATATGGATTTTTATGGAAGGAATTTTGGGGAAGGTGGGATAGTGAGTTTAATAAAAGGTAAAAATGTACCTAAACATTTACAAGAAAAAGCTTTTTTAGCTTTAGCTGATTTAAAATCTCCTTTTGTTTTTAATATAGTAAAAGAAAATTTGAGTAATCCTATTGATGAGATTAGATTACTTGCGTTTAGTATGATTTCAAAAATGGAAAAAAAAATGACACAAAAAGTTCATGAGTTGGAAAATAAACTATCAAAAGAAAATATACAAGATGATGAAAAGGCAGAATTATATAAAAATTTGGCCCAAATCTAT
Protein-coding sequences here:
- a CDS encoding lipoprotein, whose protein sequence is MKKIFVLWLFVLFLAGCSSVVNTEKANLNLKNKTLVVLPFENYTETPLAGLRIASIAYAVLNSKEYIARNFVINNEKDYSHEEIKEMINKLKEENYDYAITGTVNEFRYKTGIDAEPAVSITLKIYDLKNDKVIYTAVGSKTGWSHESLTTVAQKILNKIVP
- a CDS encoding PelD GGDEF domain-containing protein, with protein sequence MFLTKFFSGLSLKILLAEIILFFVVLVGIGAYTNPNDPLFINSQYGYLFYLLPILVLTLYYGLTAGVVILILIFVVMMFYYKEFYLNYFLWMFLFTLVASEFNHYWSQNLMKAEEKFKFTYDKLRDLARELMLLNISHDQLERQYIIKPISIRSVILDLREKMLTSKKEKEPLEFLLKLVSTTQNIYDAAIVTYSAEKNNFEIVVSTNEDFKIYTDDILIRKAIEDDAITYISQIEEYSEYLAVIPVKEENLYYLFIIKDMNFLSLNLDTLLMINLFMFYILKEEDILKNIKEIVLSFKEFNVDFIKEVYRMYQMYKNFNVESTIVTFYVRTDDQNFPLFLKTKLRGLDVMDILKIDKGVFILPILLPFTPFSGAQSFVRRITQMIREVYSEKFLEENIKYKIELVDKDIKQILIEIYTNYNYFDTIKDNEGIRK
- the galE gene encoding UDP-glucose 4-epimerase GalE, with the protein product MNILITGGAGYIGSHVVKQLLDETNHNITIIDNLSTGSIKTIKTLKEIAKINNKEENLDFIEADLSNFPLIEGIIKAKKFDAVIHFAASIIVPESVKNPIKYYMNNTVNTTNLIKLCLDNNVNKFIFSSTAAVYGQPYEIPVKETTPTKPINPYGMSKLMSETVLKDCGLAYPDFKYIILRYFNVAGADIKIRIGQRFPNATHLIKVAAETAVGKREKMYVFGTDYPTKDGTCIRDYIHVDDLADAHIKALEYLTDNDSDVFNCGYGYGYSVLEVINTMKKVSGVDFKVEFTGRREGDPAILIADNSKIKNKMKWQPKYNNLELICKTALEWEKKLLKEEA
- a CDS encoding IS481 family transposase, giving the protein MKGIIGTPMYMTTLFPKKLSNKIKDIPLTKEAKKRLKWIQHYQDTKNISKTCRYFGISRTTFYKWFERYKKDGLEGLLDRPKTPKNTRKPTIRNQYREQIIKVRKQNPTWSKEKISAYLQEEKNIKVSPSTVYKVLKEEGLIERTKSIKIQNKRKKSIKKKRTKRGLQAQAPGDVVQIDVKHLNIAGATYYQFTAIDKYSRFCFARVYESKNSKKTKEFYIELNEYFEFEIKRVQTDNGSEFLGEFNKYLTDIGVEHYFSYPRSPKTNGVVERLIRTIEEELWLIEGLDYTLEEMNKKLRKYVRKYNFIRPHHSLGYKRPADIVYGV